Proteins from a genomic interval of Clostridium sp. 'deep sea':
- a CDS encoding restriction endonuclease — translation MSNFIRVENSKEFYKNNSIKAYKSLIHHTELDKTLEVRHRDYKIYIQKFNKAVEQLNNEWFVEVKNYKNKTFYENAKIVHTLISNEKPFYYNLFAVKKIICEIGHTPKKPNYFILPKLLQKPLKSNQKYIFEAKWHHKLLGVSKERQKKLDKLFEEDTQRYNEKLNYYKEISEANNEINRSYIEILESYIKSRKLLAKKYDKIHSKYIEQHSKEAIKDYFMLTLNNSSTLNKLFNKIEFDIDIDTDDKVAIVSFEFPQENTFPIEREYKYIKTKKEIRKVCFKDKELYSMIKDIYYSLYIAIALEILRIDTQFYIKDLVLNGYYNGVDKRKGTKFNVCIMTSKIRISEFKEINFEYINPRETFKHFSGKGIPDINNITRVEPLRFTNKSQFKLIDSDPILAHLSADTNLAAMDWRDFEVLIRDVFELEFKEQNIEINNTQCSNDGGVDVVAFNSNPYSGGTILLQAKRYTNIVTPEPVRALKGSMDDHNAIRGILITTSKFGESSREYASKHNITLIDGNKLLDLLHKHGYSYHIDLKQAKLLNAK, via the coding sequence TTGAGTAATTTTATTAGAGTTGAAAACTCAAAAGAATTTTATAAGAATAACTCAATTAAAGCCTATAAATCTTTAATCCACCATACTGAATTAGATAAAACATTAGAAGTTAGACACAGAGATTATAAAATATATATTCAAAAATTTAATAAAGCAGTTGAACAACTAAATAATGAGTGGTTTGTTGAAGTAAAAAATTATAAAAATAAAACATTTTATGAAAACGCAAAAATTGTACATACACTAATAAGTAATGAAAAGCCCTTTTATTACAATCTATTTGCTGTAAAAAAAATAATATGCGAAATAGGGCATACTCCAAAAAAACCAAACTATTTTATTTTACCTAAACTCCTACAAAAGCCATTAAAAAGTAATCAAAAGTATATATTTGAAGCAAAATGGCATCATAAATTATTAGGAGTCTCAAAAGAAAGACAAAAAAAATTAGATAAATTGTTTGAAGAAGATACACAAAGATATAATGAAAAATTAAATTATTATAAAGAAATTTCCGAAGCAAATAATGAAATTAATAGAAGTTATATAGAGATACTTGAGTCATATATAAAGAGTCGAAAATTGCTAGCAAAGAAATATGACAAAATACACTCAAAGTATATAGAGCAACACTCAAAAGAGGCTATCAAAGATTACTTTATGTTAACACTTAACAATTCATCTACTTTAAATAAATTGTTTAATAAAATCGAATTTGATATAGATATTGATACTGACGATAAGGTAGCTATTGTAAGTTTTGAATTTCCTCAAGAAAATACCTTTCCTATAGAAAGGGAATATAAGTATATTAAAACTAAGAAAGAAATACGTAAGGTATGTTTTAAAGATAAAGAATTATACTCAATGATTAAAGACATATACTACAGCTTGTATATTGCAATTGCTCTTGAAATTTTACGCATAGATACACAGTTTTATATTAAAGATTTGGTCCTAAATGGTTATTATAATGGAGTTGATAAAAGAAAAGGAACAAAATTTAATGTTTGCATTATGACTTCAAAAATTAGGATAAGCGAATTTAAGGAAATAAACTTTGAGTATATTAATCCTAGAGAGACTTTTAAACACTTTTCAGGAAAAGGAATACCTGATATTAATAACATAACTAGAGTTGAACCATTACGATTTACTAATAAATCCCAATTTAAATTAATTGATTCAGATCCTATTCTCGCTCATTTATCTGCAGATACAAATCTTGCAGCAATGGACTGGAGAGATTTTGAAGTACTAATAAGAGATGTTTTTGAGCTTGAATTTAAAGAGCAAAATATTGAAATTAATAATACACAGTGCTCAAATGATGGAGGAGTTGATGTTGTAGCATTTAATAGTAATCCATACTCAGGTGGAACAATACTACTTCAAGCTAAAAGGTACACAAATATAGTAACACCTGAACCAGTACGTGCTCTTAAAGGATCAATGGACGATCATAATGCAATAAGAGGTATATTGATAACTACTTCTAAATTTGGAGAAAGTTCAAGGGAATATGCCTCTAAACACAATATTACTTTGATTGATGGAAATAAACTATTAGACTTGTTACATAAACATGGATATAGTTATCACATAGACCTTAAGCAAGCTAAATTACTTAATGCTAAGTAA
- a CDS encoding class I SAM-dependent methyltransferase, with protein MKWHKYENQKRYNDMIKKGLTNRYEAHGGDSFIVQYTNNDFIHNLFEKVNNVSPANVLVIGTGTGADACILDNMGYNVTAIDIIDEAINQAKANAKSINCNAKFMQDDILKPKHKYKKYDIIFSSSCLQSIVTDKDRAAYYDFVIKHLKEKGKHIITSAGYSPNKNYTNDIRDNDTGIVYSPVPENVELADMKIIDGKPYAPSRRHYTMVQFHEELLRYGFEVEFDGSEGVDEWGSLVVICLINRWLFPRTLS; from the coding sequence ATGAAATGGCATAAATACGAAAATCAAAAAAGATATAATGATATGATTAAAAAAGGCTTAACTAACAGATATGAAGCACATGGTGGAGACTCATTTATAGTTCAGTATACTAACAATGATTTTATACATAACCTTTTCGAAAAAGTAAATAATGTATCGCCTGCAAATGTACTTGTTATAGGAACAGGCACAGGAGCAGATGCTTGTATTCTAGATAATATGGGATATAACGTAACTGCAATAGATATTATAGATGAAGCGATTAATCAAGCAAAAGCTAATGCCAAAAGCATTAACTGTAACGCTAAATTTATGCAAGATGATATTCTAAAACCAAAACATAAATACAAGAAGTATGATATTATTTTTTCAAGTTCTTGTTTACAGAGTATTGTAACTGATAAAGATAGAGCTGCCTATTATGACTTTGTAATAAAACACTTAAAGGAAAAGGGAAAACACATAATAACATCAGCTGGATATTCACCAAACAAAAACTATACAAATGATATAAGAGATAACGATACTGGTATAGTCTATTCACCAGTACCTGAGAATGTAGAACTCGCTGATATGAAAATAATAGATGGTAAACCCTATGCACCTAGTCGAAGGCATTATACTATGGTTCAGTTTCATGAAGAGTTGTTGCGGTATGGGTTTGAGGTTGAGTTTGATGGTAGTGAGGGGGTTGATGAGTGGGGGAGTTTAGTAGTTATTTGTTTGATTAATAGGTGGTTATTTCCACGGACGCTTTCATAA